Within Haematobia irritans isolate KBUSLIRL chromosome 2, ASM5000362v1, whole genome shotgun sequence, the genomic segment GCCAAAGAGTACGCCAAAATTGGACTAAGCGGTTGGACCATTTGAAGCGCAGTCGCGGctcaaacattaatttatatggAGCGTACTATTTATTCAAATAAagatttcctgaattttatgttTCTTAATTTTCCAAATAATGTAAAGGAATGTaagataaaacatttttttgtataataatattttaaattcttcATTTACAACTGcgatattttctatatgaaattactTACTTTACATTCTTACAGAATGCAGTGTTTTTGTAATTATAAGAAATATGTTCAATAAAAACAcatgttgatttttaaatatatttgtatatgtgttaattatacatatttgagatattttattgtgcaaaattatttttgttattttcatcaTTCTTAtaattatgttaaattttgttttagtttcgaattttgtattaatttggaaataaatgAACAAAATGACATTTCactattgtaaaataatataaggACCAATATAAAACCGAAATGAATGGCACAACTTAAAACGAAAGATGAAGAACATAACTACAGTACTACATACATTAAACATAAATGCATACTAAATATAATAGTAACTACTTAGCCATAGGTAAAAGTTTCACTTTCAATCAATTACGATAATTTAAGGAAACTTGTTTATAGTTAAttcgttagaaaaaaaatagaaattaataataattatttgtatGTACTTTTAAAGCTCAaggaatataaacaaaatggaggAATAAATGTCCAGGAGAGTATAAATTTATAATACAGTTTATTAGCGGGGTGGAATCAGTTCGAACATGGCATATTTCCAAGTCCATGAGCGGGCCAGAGATTCAAAGCGGCAGCGGTTATGTTCGTACATGTACCCCAAGTCCGGTTCCATACATACCTATTAATTATGGAATTTAAATACCAATTTTGATCAAGGTATATTTAAGGTATAAAACAATTACCTCTGTGTAAGGATCAGTAAGCAAACTTTGTACGGATAATAAAACTTTGGAAACATTTAGGGCCAAAGACCAATTGTGTTGAAATATATCGATGCCAACGTCTCCATGGCGTGAAACATTCGGATGTAAAATTTTCGTAAGAAAACGAACTgtcggtggaatcattggatatctaaaaaacaaacagcatgtaAATCAAACATTCAATGTAAGTTTCCCAATAAAGATACGTACCTTTctggaaaaaatattacaataaaaaatttcccacCCTCATATGGACTTCCTGGAGGTCCTTGTATACTGGCCTGCCAGTATGTATTCTGTTTATCCAATGGTATAGCTTCAATGCCTTCTGTGGCATAACTGTTGAGCAGGCGAAAGTCATTACTTAAAAAGTTGGCtcgtataacattttgacgtctTGGTGGTGTCTTTAGGGCCATTTGTAAAAGGCATGTTCGGCAAAAGCACGAACTCATTAAAGCTCCATacaatttcatccaattcgttacttctgccaaattttgaaacaaaggcCAACGTTCTTTGAAATATTTACGCCACATTTGTTGTGATGTATTTTGAGCTATTATATCGTGCCACTGTTTACAAACTTCACTGGCCTTCCACATAGACATATCATCCAAATATGAGAATATAATAACCATTATTTCCACCGGAAATGATAAAATATGATTTGGTCTCATAGACGGTCTTAGAGCGCCTATACCGACTTCATTTGCATTGGCACGAGCCTCACACAGTAATTCCATTAACTGTGGAAGGGATCGTGGTGCAGAGGGTCTGGGTCGTTCCAGTGCCTGTGAAAAATGAAGACAGTTAGTTTCTTTAGTTTTGCCATTTAattatgttgttgttttatcAATATTTACCATAGGTCTCTCTGGGGCTTCATGTTCTGCTTGCAATGCCGGTTGATCTTCAGGCAAATCATTGTCCACCTCTAATTCTACATCATCTACTTCATCCTCCACAACGTCATCATTTTGATCTTCTTCCATTGTAGGTTCTGGCGTAGGATCGTCCTGTAATTACATACAAAGAGAATATATCAATAAAACTGAAGGAGATGGACTCTCTACAATATAGTATTCTAATGTAACACATTTCATGTAGCGAATGGTATTTGGTATTTAACATAGTGACTTACTCATCCAAAATCACACACCTCAATAaacttaaaagttaaaaatcgatttttgtaaataaaaagttAAGTCGAAGTTTTTaaagtgttttttattttaagtagttgtctttttaaagtttggaaaaatgaGATTTTCCAAAAGTCTATTTTGTTTTATGTAGGTTGAAATGAATCTCGTCTTCTCAGTTATTTTGCCGACACTTTTCTATAATTCGTACATGAttggattttttaaaaagttaaataTATCCGATTTCTTAATATCTATAAAATCTTGAATATGAAAACAGGATTCACAAGAATTTGTCTGTAATTACGAAATTAACTGGCCCAATTAATgtttaaatgattttatttttctcaatcacagaaatgatagataatatcttaaattaatatttaaatgccCAAAAATCCtttaattatataatataataatttttcccACATTCGATATGTGGCCTATTTTAAAAGTTTCATTATTGCATACACAAGGAGCTTTCTGTTGTATTTCATATTTCTAAAGTGCTGTTTTTATTATGGGAAAAGCCACCTATCATAGGTATTAAATATGATATTTTCTGGATAATACAGGTCGTCAATAGTAGAAAAACAAATGGTATATTTTAATAACCGTTTAGAATACTCAGAAAATCGCGAGTACGAAACTATGCTTAATAGTATTTGGTATTACAGACATGTTAAAAGTAGTACGAAGAGAAAGCAACATTAAATCATTCATTATCCAAAAATGATACCTACATCATCATCTTCTGTTTTATCTTTGAAAGGCGGCTCATCATTGCCCGAGTCCTCATCGTCTGATATGGTAGTTTCTAGTTCTTCTGCGTGTTCAGTATTATAAAGAAAAGCATGACACGTACTACATAATGGTTCATCAAAATTAGGTCCATAGTAACCATTACACACCCAACATGTGGAACTATTCTGTATTATGGAAGAACAAACAAAGCACCGAAATGAATTATATCCAATTAGCCGATAAGtgtattaaaataaatctttacCGGAAAATTGAAATGGTCTTCATGTAATTGATTTTGCTCTTCTGACTTCACCTCAAAATTCATATCATCATCGGAAATGTCCATCATATCCATATTTCCATCGTGTACACCATCCATGCAAGATGATGCCATTTTCAGCTGttgtattgtttttcaaatttgttataTATTCGACAACAAGCACAGATTTTCGCATTAACTGTTATTGTATATTTAGCTCATCTTTTATTTTTTGCCGCTTAACTTAAATTCTATTATAAGAAATACTTTTTTTACTTCGTGATAAAACGCAAAATTACTAatgttaagttacatttatttaGAATGACAGAATGGGGGATGGCAAAGAATAAATGTCAAAATAAATAATGGTTAAAAATAGACAAAGAGGCAAAACATAATGGAAGAGTTCATAACGTGATTTAATAATAAGGTGGCATTGCTCAAACAACTGACAGTAAATTTGTTTGCGAAAAGTTATGACGAAGTTTCACTCACTACTTAAAACCCCCACCACCTCAGAAACAGTCGTATACATTATCTAATGTGCcgtacagactataagtttatacgGACGACAATGGtcctgtcgaacatatcccatatattgaccacattataagttaagtccgaaggcataatcgatactgctgcatgtttatgggatcgataacacatttaccgattatttagtcatcatgACAATTCGTATCAATTCGACACACTGTaatattctttacaaacacagacattacgTCCGGAAAAACATATGGTCTGTAGGACGCATAAATCTTATTAAAAAGCATAATTGCATATAGATTGTATAATGCCAAAGGCTTATTCGATGTTGGCATTTGTTAAACGGAATTCTAAGGAATTCGTAGATCCATATACAAGAAAAATACTTTACACTAGCTTTGTGAGATCTAGGCTGGAATATGCTGCCATTGTTTGGAATCCCATATATACTGTCCATTGCGATCGAATTGAAAAATTGCAGAAAAAGTTTATAAAGTTTGCATTATTGTCTGTGCCTTTTACTGATCCTTTGCCTTCATATGAAGCTAGGTGTAGGCTAATTCATTTGGATTCTCTTCAATCGCGTAGATTAAAGTTttcagttttgtttatttataaaataattaatggaTTTATAGATTGTCCGTCTCTTTTAGAGTTGATTGGTTTTAATGTACCAATACATTGTTTGCGAAAGCATGATTATTTTGCAATTCCTGCTCATAGAACAAACTATGGATCTTCGGAACCTATTTTAAGATCTCTTaaagaatttaataatttaaataataactttgatttagatttttcaatttccctaaatagttgtaattctattttagacttaatttattttaagaattgctagtctgtaaggaatgtattccatagactgaataaaaaaaaataaataaataaataaataaatcgccactgcttagtcgcaaagttgtaaaatgactctaattttcctaaacttctaatacatatatatatcgagcgataaatcataaataaacttttgcaaagtttccttaaaattgcttcagatttaaatgtttcccatatttataccattcaccactactgtggtacagggtataataagtttgttttttactaacattgtgttccaccctagtgcattagccgacttaaattttgagtctatagattttgtagaagtctatcaaattcttccagatcgagtaatgtgatatggtatcgaaaatttagatctacaaagtggtgcagggtataatatagtcggccccgcccgactttagactttccttactggttttatttcttgcaattgaccacgaacttcgttgcacaaataagtattgaaaaccacatggatttttcgttgcattttagggtagtgttttgtcaaagttttctcatattatcttcaacaacttttcaaagatttcgtcaacattttggcaaattgaaagtaattcgcaaacaatttgaagatttaTTGaacatgagctatttcaagtcaagttgaatttatgttgaaaattatatttaccctcaaactgaaaagttgttgcatttgaaaaacgctcatcctgtgtttattgggtaatgTGCTTAACATTAGGGctgtttctttttgcactggatacaacatttgtatgggctatccagaacatcgttgcactggtgttctatccaaaacatctcatcagtgcaagtcgcgccgatcttgccagattgtgttttgataaagtgacgcttcatcgattcacaatattgtgactaatttatcgaa encodes:
- the morgue gene encoding modifier of rpr and grim, ubiquitously expressed, with translation MASSCMDGVHDGNMDMMDISDDDMNFEVKSEEQNQLHEDHFNFPNSSTCWVCNGYYGPNFDEPLCSTCHAFLYNTEHAEELETTISDDEDSGNDEPPFKDKTEDDDDDPTPEPTMEEDQNDDVVEDEVDDVELEVDNDLPEDQPALQAEHEAPERPMALERPRPSAPRSLPQLMELLCEARANANEVGIGALRPSMRPNHILSFPVEIMVIIFSYLDDMSMWKASEVCKQWHDIIAQNTSQQMWRKYFKERWPLFQNLAEVTNWMKLYGALMSSCFCRTCLLQMALKTPPRRQNVIRANFLSNDFRLLNSYATEGIEAIPLDKQNTYWQASIQGPPGSPYEGGKFFIVIFFPERYPMIPPTVRFLTKILHPNVSRHGDVGIDIFQHNWSLALNVSKVLLSVQSLLTDPYTEVCMEPDLGYMYEHNRCRFESLARSWTWKYAMFELIPPR